The DNA segment TCGCACGAACAGGAGGTGGAGAAGGTTGCCAGATATTACCCAACTGAAAATCATTCTTCTCCAATTCATTGTTTAGTGGATGAGCAGATTCCTCAACAGGACGTAGCCATCTACCATCATCTAAAGATAGAACAGAGTCCATGGCTGATGTTTCCATTTTTGAAGCACTGTCTTCTACTGTGACAGGGTCAAGTCGCACACCCTGATTCAAGCTATAAACATATAGGCATAATCTTGAACTGTTAAAACCAATTAACTAAAAGTACATGTGTGCATCTGTGTGTCTTAtacacgaggacaactatcaaTCACCGGTGATGAGTCACGACACTATCATTGTAAATTTGGAGGGTACGATAGACACTATTCATTTACCAACACAACCTTTCGCTCACCCCACCCACTCCCAGGGGGGAGGGAGGGAGGGAGGGAGGGAGGGGGGAGGGAGAGGGAGAGGGAGAGGGAGAGAGAGAAAACACTGAAAAAACGTTGGCAAACATTCAGTCATGATAGAATCTGTACCTTGATATTTCACTTGAATCCACGATTATATTGGTTGGATAGTTAACCTGGGTTATGAAAATTCATCAAACAATTAAGTTGAGCTGAACACCAAATCAGTGAGAtagaataaaattatttctttaAATGGGAAAACCAAGCAAGTGGACACAATAAAATTTACTCCGACCACCTTAATCTCTGCCGCTGGCACCATCCATTGACCGCGAAGACCATTTGGTCCCAAAAACGAATGCCTAGACAATGTTTCCTGCTTTGGAAGAGGTAAACTGAGAGACCTGCAATATTTAGCAACTATATCAGTTTCCACAGCCTTCCATAACTGAAAAAGCAGTTTGATACAATTTGTTTCTTTCATAGGTTATTTGCCCAGATGAAACTTAGCAATTAGATCAAAGAAGATCAGGAGAAAGATATACAAAGTAGGTATCTAAAAAAGATACATCACGGTAGATTTAGGTATGGAACAAGATAGCAAATGCCAGCTCCACTCAGAAAAGTAAGACAATacacaaaacaacaaaacaatggCGTCCAAAGGTACTATACACGTGTCTGCTGACAAGAAAGCTAGATACCACGTATGAGAAAACAAATACGTAAACTCTAAACTTGTGATTGGCAACCAGCAGAAACTGTTTACATATATATAACTCACACGATTGCTTTCAGCTCCCCAAAAACAGAAAATATACTCAGATAATGTAATTTCTTACACCATTTTTCAATTTCAATGAGTAATCACAGGATTAAGTGTTTCTTTAAAACGTTCTAGGGAAAGCTATTGATTGACGTGTTGAATATCCAAAATATAATCACCTTTGAGTTTTGATAATTAATAAAGTTGAACCATTCCTTGCTTAAATGCACGAGGaagaagatttttttaaaattaataatagcAGAACTACAAATGCCAGAGAAGAACGACGAAGACTCAGGTGAGAATGAAGTAATTAACATAGCTCGTGATATGGGAGAAATACCAAATAGCGCTGCATATTTTTGTAGCAATCAACTACAAAACAGCataatatatcttaaaatcacaCCATGAATGTTTTCAAGAACCACTCACAGTTTCTGGAACTGTGAGTCAATGGAATTTGATGATGAGACTCCAGTGTACATATTATTCTGCTTCGGTGAAAACGAAGGTGCGGAGATGACCGGCAAAgtctgaaaaaaaaattacatatgaACAaggaaacatgattaagtactAAATCATTATACCAAAACAAATGCACTTATGATTAAATGGAACACGTTCAATACTTTCCCATTCATATTTCATTTATTAgttttcagatttttttaagTTAGTCAAATGCATTAGAATTGGATATttattagtattttatttatgttaggaTTTTTAGTATCCTAATTGGCTTTGGCCTAGATTATTATATAAGAACACTTATTATTCTAATTGTGCTAGGACTAGAATTAGTACTATATTTAAGCATTTTGAATTCAGTCAGCAAATTCagtcataaaaatatttttaagaataataTTAGTTTCTTTCAATTGAGTTTGCTAATCGTTTTCTTTGAAACACCCCTTGCACTCCACTAGAAGGAAGGAGAAAAATCGATAAGTAAGCCCGAGCACACTTGCTATAGACCAATAGACCGAAAAAACAAAGACAGATCAAACTGGTTAGCAACAATCTCCTTTCACTTGGCATGTAATGCTTTATGATCTATATGAAGCATACTATCATACCTAAGATAAAAGTTGCAGGCAGAAAGAAAACTTGTGGTGTAACCGAAATGTTAATCTGAATACATCTTGCTTAGTAGCTTCATTTCCATCAATACATTTCTACTTTACCAAAAAGCTGTTCCTTCTTAAATACATTTTCACTAAAACCGTGACCAGGAGAATTTAATGTTTATATTTTACATGGCTTGAGCAGGAAAAAACAACAAATCCCATTCATATGAGGTACTAAAAATGAAATATATGTACAGATAATTTGTTTCCAATTTCCATGCACTTAGTAATTTATCGAACCACGTTACATTTTATTTCCCTGAAACCAGTTTCTGGTGCAGAAAGAGTATTTTTGACATATATGGCACCAGTTCGGAAgccatatttattttatttctagtcAAAGACCCAAATAAAGTTAAATTACTGGAATTACTCTTAAACAAATGAAAAAGGGTAAAAAAATTTGAGTTTCTATCACAAACTTTGTAGTTAGtttctttttctattttctCCCAAAGTGCACAAAAAAGTTAATGCAAAAGTTCTAAtgaaatgcataaaaataatatgcacCTTGTTACCATGTAGAAGCACAagataaatcatatttaataccTGTACATTGCTGTAGCTTACGGAAGCTTTATTATTCACAGAAAACGCATAAGAAAGTTTGTTTGGGCCATCAGTTTGATGCAGTTGAGTTGTGGTATTAACTTCATCAAGTTCATCTAACAATTGCCGCACCTGTGGCTTTAGTTGTTCTAGCTCATCTAGAACATCCAACAATTTCTGCAACACCAATATACAAAGAAATTCAACTGCTATGTCAACTGGACCCATGGATTTCATGTGAAACTATAAGGACATTATACCTACCTTCTTGTAAAAAGTTCTTTCTTTCTGACATAATGCAAGGTAATCTCGATGGTCACATATAGTTTCAGACACCAAACTGCTCAAATTGAAAACATAAACTCACAGCATTACAAACCGGAGAGATGTTCATAAATAACAAACAAAACATACACACAGATATTGCCGCCTTACCTCGAGTATCTTAGCAGTATCACATACAAGtcaatcaaatttttttcctccctataaatatttgccTGCACATAAAGAAAATTAATCAGTCATCCAAACAGGGTTGTCTTCCCGCATACCTAATACACGGAATGCCATAACCCTAGACAAGGGCTAAAATAAACAACCTCAATTGATCAACATAGaaccacaaaaaaaaatttcgaccaagaaaattaagaaaaaaagatTTGGAAACAAAATACcaacagaataaaaaaaaatactggacTCTTCAAAGAAGATACAAAAAGTAAATGCACAAACACATAGTTCCCACATAAATCACACCCAAAACGATAAAAACCAACAGCACGATCTGATCCACTTGGTTCCATGGACGTAATTCTTTACAAGCATCTATCATGAGCAAAAAGGATGCAAAATCCGTTCATTTCAACCGAAACACGTAGAAGGCTGATCGTATTACGGTACCTGTTTGAGCAGACTATCCGCGATACGATAGTAATTGCGAAGAGAGATCCGATTGTCCACGCCAATTTTACGCGTCATAACATTAAACGCCGCCCGCCTCATTCTCGCGGTAGAAGCTGGGGATCCTTCCGGCGGTAATTGAATTGATTCTCCGGCAAGCAAACGAAGagagttggaaccaaaaatttacAGAGCTCGCTTAGGACTTGAGGCCTAAGGGGCCGCGCTTTACGACTTGTTGGGTCACAATTGTCCAACTACAACTTAAATGGGCCCAGATCAGCCCACAAAAGGGTCTTTTCAATACACAGTTGATTCTGTCCCCGATATGAAATAAAAACTTGTACGAAATATATaatctattttttttacttttagcattaatataatcatattaactaagttttgaaaatataagcGGAATTTtcgaataaattaaataaatatatatttaatagtaACTTTTGTTtgtaaattttgttttgtttttttttttctattaataTTCGTAATTTGTGTGAAAATTAAACAAGTCTATGTATTTGGCATGCAGAGAGTTGGGGATGGAGTGTGattaatattcatatttgtcttgacctatatataatttataaatgatattttgactgcataaattgttttttaaaattacatTATATGATTAAAAAATTTAGTTTAAAATAACTATACATACAATATTATAATGTAAGAGGGTTATGTAGTAACCGTTTTTAGTCATTTTAATGATTGTATAAAAATTACACTACTATTATTCACtaaaactaatattttaaatatatcatTGCACTTTcttaacttatatatatatatatatgagtaaaatgtattttggtacacgaactattggtaaaatatcatattggtacacgaactattgaaaATAGCTTAATTGGTACATTATCCAATTAAAaagtcaattttacccttaataggaattaatattatatttattaattttaaaatatcatatttatttaaaaattaattgagtaaaattcattttgatacACGAACTATATGTAAAATGTCAatttggtacacgaactataagagaatgatttaattggtacatgattTAACTAAAAAGTTTCATTTATCCTTtagtaatttattttaagttcaattatttttaataataaattcaactaagtgtacattttattttttaaattaatttttatttattgtaaattaaaatttatattaatttaaaaataataaaaaataagtatcttaatatttttataatatatttatattatactcattaataaattatttatatttttaaaatattaataatataaaataaaatggtaTTTTTTGCTATCTATGTAAATAATtatccatttaaaaaaatttatataaattatataataataaaatcacaaaatcaataaataaatcatatgcaAGACTAAACTATATTTAATAacgataaaaaataattaaataaatatttatttatttatatataatttaagtgcgagtaaaaaaatataaaattacaaattattaaatcgagtaaaaaaaattttgggttatTAGAACTACGTAAATTGAGATAATGAGTGAGATTTTTTTCTGTGATATTTGTTTtttcatgatttaatttttaatgttaaaaatttttatattaaattttgaaaaactaaaATGGTGATTATGCTTGTTTCAATCATTTAAACACAAGATCAACAGACTTCggtgatatatatttttatcatatcatatattataatatttgttGTATAATTTGACTTAACAATTgtttatcattatatatataattaatttttaaataaatacgatattttaaaattaatcaatataatattaattcctATTAAGAGTAAAATTGAACTTTTAATTGGATCATATAACAATTAAC comes from the Henckelia pumila isolate YLH828 chromosome 1, ASM3356847v2, whole genome shotgun sequence genome and includes:
- the LOC140880698 gene encoding AMSH-like ubiquitin thioesterase 3; amino-acid sequence: MRRAAFNVMTRKIGVDNRISLRNYYRIADSLLKQANIYREEKNLIDLYVILLRYSSLVSETICDHRDYLALCQKERTFYKKKLLDVLDELEQLKPQVRQLLDELDEVNTTTQLHQTDGPNKLSYAFSVNNKASVSYSNVQTLPVISAPSFSPKQNNMYTGVSSSNSIDSQFQKLSLSLPLPKQETLSRHSFLGPNGLRGQWMVPAAEIKVNYPTNIIVDSSEISSLNQGVRLDPVTVEDSASKMETSAMDSVLSLDDGRWLRPVEESAHPLNNELEKNDFQLGNIWQPSPPPVRAKVQPEVLPICPSKVADPRPGPPKLSQDGLPSSNSYQDLHIPVKMLEDFLRVARKNTEKNLETCAVLAGSLRNRVFQITTLIIPKQESTSDSCQTLNEEEIFDVQDARSLFPLGWIHTHPTQTCFMSSVDLHTHYSYQVMLQEAIAIVMAPTDTSSPHGIFHLSDPGGVAVIRNCQQRGFHPHEEPDDGSPIYEHCSHVYMNPNMKFDVVDLR